A single Gadus macrocephalus chromosome 22, ASM3116895v1 DNA region contains:
- the LOC132450992 gene encoding procathepsin L-like, which translates to MRSLALFLTFAVFSLASPHLNDQWEAWKAEFQKVYTNEAEALYRRAVWENNWRMVRRHNLEAEAGNSTFTLGLNQLADMTTDEVNAKLNRLTEEDPASFDSWTSTRWDKGVEKLPESVDWRQYGLVSPVQSQGQCGSCWAFSAVGALEGQMAMKTGFLEPLSPQNLMDCSLENHGCNGGWVSKAFQYVIDNDGIDSGRYYPYEEKVGDCRYSSRGRAGYCVSFAAVPRGNEMALQAAVAKVGPVSVAINAGLPSFHHYKEGVYDPPDCSTETTTHAVLVVGYGTDQGQDYWIVKNSWGSRWGEQGYIRMARNKNLCAIARRPIYPIVGN; encoded by the exons ATGCGCTCACTGGCTCTCTTCCTGACCTTTGCGGTCTTCAGCCTCGCTTCCCCTCACCTCAACGACCAATGGGAAGCATGGAAGGCCGAGTTCCAGAAGGTGTACACCAATGAG GCGGAGGCATTGTACAGAAGGGCCGTGTGGGAGAACAATTGGAGGATGGTGAGGAGGCACAACCTGGAGGCCGAGGCCGGGAACTCCACCTTCACCCTGGGCCTGAACCAGCTGGCTGACATG ACCACAGACGAAGTGAACGCAAAGCTCAACCGTCTCACGGAGGAAGACCCCGCCAGCTTCGACAGCTGGACCTCCACACGATGGGACAAGGGGGTCGAGAAACTCCCAGAGAGTGTGGACTGGAGACAGTACGGTCTGGTGTCTCCTGTCCAAAGCCAG GGGCAATGTGGCTCCTGCTGGGCCTTCAGCGCCGTGGGGGCCCTGGAGGGCCAGATGGCGATGAAGACCGGGTTCCTGGAGCCCCTCAGCCCCCAGAACCTGATGGACTGCAGCCTCGAGAACCACGGCTGTAACGGGGGCTGGGTCTCCAAGGCCTTCCAGTACGTCATCGATAACGACGGCATCGACTCCGGGAGATACTACCCCTACGAAGAGAAG GTCGGAGATTGCCGGTATTCGTCCAGAGGAAGAGCTGGCTACTGCGTGTCTTTTGCCGCTGTCCCGAGGGGCAATGAAATGGCCCTGCAAGCTGCCGTGGCAAAGGTGGGGCCTGTGTCGGTCGCCATCAACGCTGGATTGCCGTCGTTCCATCACTACAAAGAAG GCGTGTACGATCCACCAGACTGCAGTACTGAGACCACCACCCATGCTGTACTGGTGGTGGGCTATGGCACAGACCAAGGACAAGATTACTGGATTGTGAAAAACAG CTGGGGTTCTAGGTGGGGAGAGCAAGGGTATATCCGCATGGCCAGGAACAAGAATCTCTGTGCGATAGCGCGCCGTCCCATCTACCCTATAGTTGGTAACTGA